A window from Microcoleus sp. AS-A8 encodes these proteins:
- a CDS encoding TIGR04282 family arsenosugar biosynthesis glycosyltransferase, producing the protein MIPLTTECLIIFTRYPEPGNTKTRLIPVLGAEGAATLQRQMTEHKLAEVNQLLTFYPLSVEVHFAGGNEQLMQEWLGSSLVYRRQSEGDIGDRMASAFQLSFAAGMTAGVLIGSDCPDLNAPLMAEAFQLLRQHDLVLGPALDGGYYLIGLRRLIPELFTGIPWSTAEVLQQTITIAKRLGLAVAKLPLLSDVDRPEDLSVWKPANL; encoded by the coding sequence GTGATTCCATTAACTACAGAATGCCTGATTATTTTCACCCGCTACCCAGAACCCGGAAACACGAAAACACGACTCATCCCAGTGCTGGGTGCGGAAGGTGCTGCAACACTTCAGCGTCAGATGACAGAACACAAGCTAGCTGAAGTTAATCAACTCCTAACGTTTTATCCGCTATCGGTGGAAGTCCATTTTGCGGGTGGCAATGAACAGTTGATGCAAGAGTGGTTGGGGTCTAGCCTAGTCTACCGACGCCAAAGTGAGGGCGATATTGGCGATCGCATGGCATCAGCGTTTCAGCTGTCTTTTGCGGCTGGAATGACGGCTGGGGTTCTGATCGGTAGTGATTGCCCTGACTTGAATGCTCCCCTTATGGCAGAAGCGTTTCAGTTATTGCGTCAGCATGATTTGGTACTTGGGCCTGCACTGGATGGGGGCTATTATCTGATTGGGCTGCGTCGGTTGATTCCAGAACTTTTTACAGGCATTCCTTGGAGTACGGCTGAGGTTTTGCAACAAACAATAACTATCGCCAAGAGGCTTGGGTTAGCTGTGGCTAAGTTGCCTCTACTCAGTGATGTCGATCGCCCAGAAGATTTATCGGTTTGGAAGCCAGCCAATCTTTAG
- a CDS encoding TIGR04283 family arsenosugar biosynthesis glycosyltransferase — MKAAKISIIIPVLNEATTIEATLTRLQDVSDIEVIVVDGGSRDETVELAHRCFSRFAPSSELKVISAAAGRACQMNAGAAMATSDILLFLHADTHLPSEFDTLVRQSLENPSTIAGAFELRIDSDLRGLRLIERIVNMRSRIFSMPYGDQAIFLKATTFDELGGFPELPIMEDFELMRRLKYQGKITIVPRSVLTSGRRWQKLGVLKTTLMNQLIIVAYYLGIPPSTLVRWYRQGGFKNRG; from the coding sequence ATGAAAGCCGCCAAAATTTCCATTATCATTCCCGTTCTCAATGAAGCTACGACAATTGAGGCAACACTCACTAGGCTTCAGGATGTCTCGGATATCGAAGTTATCGTAGTCGATGGGGGAAGTCGAGATGAAACGGTGGAATTAGCCCATCGCTGCTTTAGCAGATTCGCGCCCTCGTCAGAACTGAAAGTTATTTCTGCGGCAGCCGGTCGTGCTTGCCAAATGAATGCAGGCGCAGCAATGGCGACAAGTGATATTTTGCTATTTCTTCATGCTGACACGCATTTGCCCTCTGAGTTTGACACCTTAGTCCGCCAATCCCTAGAAAACCCCAGCACCATTGCCGGGGCATTTGAATTGAGAATTGATTCCGACTTGCGAGGGCTACGGTTGATTGAGAGGATAGTGAATATGCGATCGCGCATTTTTTCCATGCCCTATGGTGATCAGGCTATCTTTCTCAAAGCCACCACTTTTGATGAACTCGGTGGTTTTCCAGAGTTGCCAATTATGGAAGACTTTGAATTAATGCGGCGATTGAAATACCAAGGAAAAATCACCATTGTTCCAAGATCTGTGCTTACCTCAGGACGCCGTTGGCAAAAGTTAGGGGTACTAAAAACCACGCTGATGAACCAACTAATTATCGTGGCCTATTATCTAGGGATTCCCCCAAGCACCCTAGTTCGCTGGTATCGTCAGGGTGGTTTTAAAAATAGAGGGTAA
- a CDS encoding transglutaminase family protein: MEEYLQSSEIIDWNHPAILALSQTIASEHQTSEAIAKACFEWVRDEIHHSYDYQMNPITCRASDVLQYKTGYCYAKSHLLAALLRANGIPAGFCYVRLSMNDQGAPYCLHGFNAVYLPKVGWYRVDARGNREGVDAQFTPPQERLAFKIQVSEEADFPAILSKPLQVVVEALQAQSTWDEMLRNLPDVSFESAKSYGLAAEDNVKPN, from the coding sequence ATGGAAGAGTACCTACAAAGCAGTGAAATTATTGACTGGAACCATCCAGCAATTTTGGCACTTTCCCAGACAATTGCCTCAGAACATCAAACATCTGAAGCGATAGCAAAAGCCTGTTTTGAATGGGTTCGGGATGAAATTCATCACAGCTATGACTATCAGATGAACCCTATTACGTGTCGAGCCTCAGATGTACTCCAGTACAAAACAGGTTACTGCTACGCAAAAAGTCATTTGCTAGCTGCCTTGCTACGGGCAAATGGTATTCCAGCCGGGTTTTGCTATGTACGATTGAGTATGAACGATCAGGGTGCGCCCTACTGTTTGCATGGCTTCAACGCAGTCTATTTACCTAAAGTTGGTTGGTATCGTGTTGATGCAAGAGGTAATCGAGAGGGTGTTGATGCTCAGTTCACACCACCGCAAGAAAGGCTAGCTTTCAAGATTCAGGTTTCCGAAGAGGCGGATTTCCCAGCCATCCTCTCAAAGCCACTTCAAGTCGTGGTAGAGGCTTTACAAGCTCAAAGTACATGGGATGAGATGCTTCGTAATCTTCCAGATGTCTCTTTCGAGTCTGCAAAGAGTTATGGTCTAGCCGCAGAAGATAATGTTAAACCAAATTAG
- a CDS encoding M61 family metallopeptidase encodes MTEATTVRPSSLLSTAPSIRYQVAMPQPESHLFEVTLFVTGWQEPVLDLKLPVWTPGSYLVREYAKHLQDFSADTGDQRQRLLSRKISKNHWQIETADTSEITVRYRVFANELSVRTNHLDATHGYFNGAALFFFIPGWEHQPIRVNIIPAKPDWQVTTPLQSLPGEANTFEAADFDTLVDSPFEIGSQQLYNFQVLGKSHQLAIWGQGNADPERIIENTKQIIEVEAELFGGLPYDRYLFLLHLSSGGFGGLEHKDSCSLNYSRFGFRAKEKYNRFMQLVAHEFFHLWNVKRIRPKALEKFNYEQENYTPSLWFSEGTTSYYDLVIPFRAKIYEAKSFLENLSKEITQFQMIPGRKVQPLSESSFDAWIKLYRRDANSNNSQISYYLKGEMVSFLLDLLIRARHGNQRSLDDVMRQMWQRFGINEIGFTPQQLRDVFESVAQTDLSDFFNCYIDGTDELPFDEYLEPFGLRLLSVESGESVPHLGVNVNADNGKTLIQFVEAASPAAAAGVDAGDELLALNGWRVTAEQLSDRLKDYKVGDTIQLSVFHQEELRTLSVTLAAPLPSRYQIMPVEKPSDAQRQNFTGWLGTWES; translated from the coding sequence ATGACAGAAGCAACAACCGTTCGCCCCAGCAGTTTACTCAGCACCGCACCGTCAATCCGCTACCAGGTGGCGATGCCTCAGCCAGAATCGCACCTATTTGAGGTGACGCTTTTCGTGACAGGCTGGCAGGAACCTGTGCTGGATTTAAAATTGCCTGTTTGGACTCCAGGTTCTTATCTAGTGCGGGAGTATGCGAAACATCTCCAAGACTTTTCTGCTGACACGGGTGACCAACGGCAGCGTTTGCTGTCACGAAAAATCAGCAAAAATCACTGGCAAATTGAGACGGCAGATACCTCAGAAATTACTGTTCGTTACCGTGTGTTTGCCAATGAACTCTCAGTGCGAACGAATCATTTAGATGCCACTCATGGCTATTTTAATGGGGCGGCGCTGTTCTTTTTTATCCCCGGATGGGAACATCAACCAATTCGGGTGAATATTATACCAGCCAAACCCGATTGGCAGGTTACGACCCCCTTGCAATCGCTTCCTGGAGAAGCCAACACCTTCGAGGCGGCAGATTTCGATACCCTGGTCGATAGCCCGTTTGAAATTGGTTCTCAGCAACTTTATAACTTTCAAGTATTGGGTAAATCCCATCAACTCGCCATCTGGGGACAGGGAAACGCTGACCCAGAGAGAATTATAGAGAACACGAAGCAGATTATTGAGGTGGAAGCCGAGTTATTTGGGGGCTTACCCTATGACCGCTATCTGTTTCTATTGCATCTCTCCTCTGGCGGCTTCGGCGGTTTGGAACATAAGGATTCCTGTTCGTTGAATTACTCCCGCTTCGGATTTCGGGCGAAGGAGAAATACAACCGCTTCATGCAATTAGTCGCCCACGAATTCTTTCACCTCTGGAATGTTAAGCGAATTCGACCAAAAGCGCTAGAAAAATTTAACTACGAACAGGAAAATTACACTCCTTCTTTGTGGTTTTCTGAAGGAACGACGAGTTACTACGATTTGGTGATTCCCTTCAGAGCAAAGATTTATGAAGCTAAGAGTTTTTTAGAAAACTTGAGTAAGGAAATTACTCAGTTTCAAATGATACCCGGTCGTAAAGTACAGCCGCTGAGTGAGTCGAGTTTTGATGCTTGGATTAAACTTTATCGACGCGATGCCAACAGCAATAATTCCCAAATTTCCTACTACTTGAAAGGGGAAATGGTTTCATTTTTGTTGGATTTGCTCATTCGTGCGCGACATGGAAATCAGCGATCGCTCGATGATGTGATGCGCCAAATGTGGCAGCGTTTCGGCATCAATGAAATTGGCTTTACTCCCCAACAACTACGGGATGTGTTCGAGTCGGTGGCACAGACAGATTTGAGCGATTTCTTTAATTGCTACATCGATGGCACCGATGAATTACCCTTTGATGAGTACCTCGAACCTTTCGGTTTGCGCTTATTGAGTGTGGAATCAGGGGAAAGTGTACCTCACCTAGGCGTAAACGTGAATGCAGACAATGGTAAAACCCTTATCCAGTTTGTCGAAGCCGCATCTCCAGCCGCTGCGGCAGGAGTCGATGCGGGAGACGAATTGCTAGCCCTTAATGGTTGGCGGGTAACGGCTGAACAATTGAGCGATCGTCTCAAAGATTACAAGGTTGGTGACACCATCCAGTTGAGCGTTTTCCACCAGGAAGAACTCCGCACATTATCCGTTACCTTAGCTGCACCACTACCCAGTCGTTACCAAATTATGCCCGTGGAGAAGCCTTCCGATGCCCAGAGGCAGAACTTTACTGGGTGGCTGGGAACTTGGGAATCGTGA
- a CDS encoding Crp/Fnr family transcriptional regulator has translation MQTKAFNELFPLFNTANPETLEWLLSVVVEHEYPAGRAVLMEDAWGNAVYFVVSGWVKVRRLYGENVVTLAILGQGDFFGEMAILDESPRSTDVLALSDVKLLSVSAQRFIQTLFKDPQLHHRMLQLMVRRLRQTNIRLQRRHQPPAVKLVSTLVSLAENYGEPTEKGTEIFNFSYKDLADISDISADDTAKIMDKLDSKGWINIDPENQTLCLLNIKQLAHLAGRV, from the coding sequence ATGCAGACTAAAGCTTTTAATGAGCTTTTCCCACTGTTTAATACGGCTAACCCAGAGACATTAGAATGGCTCCTGTCGGTTGTAGTAGAACACGAGTATCCGGCAGGGAGAGCGGTTCTCATGGAAGATGCCTGGGGCAACGCAGTTTACTTTGTTGTCTCCGGCTGGGTCAAAGTACGACGCCTTTATGGAGAAAACGTTGTGACTCTAGCAATTTTGGGTCAGGGTGATTTTTTTGGGGAAATGGCCATTCTCGATGAATCTCCCCGCTCAACCGATGTTCTCGCTCTTTCTGACGTAAAATTACTCAGCGTCTCTGCCCAACGCTTCATTCAAACCCTGTTCAAAGACCCTCAATTACACCACCGGATGTTGCAACTGATGGTGCGGCGGTTACGCCAAACCAACATCCGCCTGCAACGACGCCATCAGCCACCCGCCGTCAAGTTAGTCAGTACGCTGGTTAGCTTGGCAGAAAACTACGGTGAACCCACAGAAAAGGGCACAGAAATCTTTAACTTCTCCTATAAAGACTTGGCAGATATTTCAGACATCAGCGCCGACGATACCGCCAAAATTATGGACAAGCTCGATAGTAAGGGCTGGATTAACATTGACCCGGAAAATCAGACACTGTGCCTGCTCAATATTAAGCAACTAGCTCATTTGGCAGGACGTGTGTAG
- the ltrA gene encoding group II intron reverse transcriptase/maturase, with protein sequence MSKTRSKQLMVEWRSIDWRKLEKRVFKLQKRIYQASNRGDIKALRKLQKMLMKSWSARALSVRRVTQDNQGKKTAGVDGQKSLTPKQRLELVNKLHLGTKASPTRRVWIPKPGTEEKRPLGIPTMKDRALQALVKLALEPEWEARFEPNSYGFRPGRSCHDAIGSIFKAINVKSKYVLDADIAKCFDRIDQEKLLAKLNTFPTLRRQVRSWLKAGVMDGKELFPTSEGTPQGGVISPLLANIALHGMEERIKEYVGSLKLGISLINRKLSVSLIRYADDFVILHEDITVVQGCQVIISDWLKDMGLELKPSKTRLAHTLNPVENEKPGFNFLGFNIRQFSVGKYHTGKNTHGELLGIKTIITPSKEKVKVHYDKIADVISRHKAAPQSALIKHLNPIIRGWSNYFSTVVSKVTYAELDNLMYQKLRAWAKRRHPKKNMGDVVKRYWITIGGDNWVFATREGNNPLRLLDHAKTPIVRHVKVKGEASPYDGNLVYWSKRKGENPEMPTRVAMLLKKQKGICTRCNLHFREEDVMEIDHKIPKSQGGKDKYDNWQLLHRHCHDIKTTRDGSFGNKSGCNSAEPKPPRKLEMVNGNWVMRCV encoded by the coding sequence ATGTCTAAAACACGGTCTAAACAACTGATGGTGGAATGGCGCTCGATAGACTGGCGAAAGCTGGAAAAGCGGGTGTTTAAGCTCCAAAAGCGAATCTATCAAGCCTCTAATCGTGGTGATATCAAAGCACTTCGCAAACTCCAAAAGATGCTGATGAAATCTTGGTCAGCAAGAGCATTGTCGGTTCGTAGAGTGACCCAGGACAACCAAGGTAAAAAGACGGCAGGAGTGGATGGGCAAAAAAGCCTGACCCCAAAGCAACGTCTTGAACTTGTAAATAAATTACACCTGGGAACCAAGGCAAGTCCAACCCGGAGAGTATGGATTCCAAAACCCGGAACGGAAGAGAAACGACCCTTGGGAATACCTACAATGAAAGACCGCGCCTTGCAAGCGCTAGTCAAACTGGCTCTAGAGCCAGAATGGGAAGCGCGATTTGAACCTAATAGCTATGGGTTCAGACCAGGTAGGTCATGTCACGATGCGATTGGATCAATTTTCAAGGCAATCAACGTCAAATCGAAATACGTGCTTGACGCCGACATTGCAAAATGTTTTGACCGCATCGACCAGGAGAAACTGCTCGCAAAATTAAATACATTCCCCACCCTAAGACGGCAAGTCAGGTCTTGGTTAAAAGCGGGAGTAATGGATGGCAAAGAGCTGTTTCCCACATCCGAGGGTACACCGCAAGGTGGCGTCATATCGCCACTACTTGCCAATATTGCCCTCCACGGGATGGAAGAACGGATAAAAGAATACGTTGGGTCATTAAAGTTGGGTATAAGCCTAATTAATAGAAAACTCAGCGTAAGCCTTATCCGATACGCCGACGACTTCGTTATTCTCCACGAAGACATAACCGTAGTCCAAGGATGTCAGGTGATTATCTCTGACTGGTTAAAAGACATGGGTTTGGAACTAAAGCCCAGTAAGACCCGATTGGCTCACACCCTTAATCCGGTGGAAAATGAGAAGCCGGGATTTAACTTCCTCGGCTTCAACATACGCCAATTCTCTGTAGGTAAGTACCACACGGGTAAAAATACACACGGAGAATTACTTGGCATTAAAACCATCATCACCCCAAGTAAAGAGAAAGTAAAGGTACATTACGACAAAATTGCGGACGTAATTAGCCGCCATAAGGCAGCGCCCCAATCGGCGCTTATTAAACATCTCAATCCAATCATTAGGGGTTGGTCTAATTACTTCTCAACTGTAGTAAGCAAGGTAACTTACGCAGAATTAGATAATCTCATGTACCAAAAGCTTCGCGCTTGGGCAAAACGCCGCCACCCCAAAAAGAATATGGGGGATGTGGTTAAGCGCTATTGGATAACCATAGGCGGCGATAACTGGGTCTTCGCGACTAGGGAGGGAAATAACCCCCTCCGGTTACTTGACCATGCCAAAACTCCTATAGTTCGTCATGTAAAAGTTAAAGGCGAAGCGTCTCCATACGACGGAAACCTAGTTTATTGGAGCAAAAGAAAAGGTGAAAACCCTGAGATGCCAACGAGAGTAGCAATGCTCTTGAAGAAACAAAAAGGGATATGCACCAGGTGCAATTTACACTTCCGTGAGGAAGATGTGATGGAGATTGACCATAAAATCCCAAAATCGCAAGGTGGAAAGGATAAATACGACAATTGGCAGCTCCTTCACAGACATTGCCACGACATAAAAACCACCAGAGATGGTAGTTTTGGCAACAAATCCGGCTGTAACAGTGCCGAGCCTAAGCCCCCCAGAAAACTAGAAATGGTCAACGGGAATTGGGTAATGAGGTGTGTTTGA
- a CDS encoding Uma2 family endonuclease, with protein MSALTVNFNSVINLTDEQFFQLCQQNELIRFERNADGTLVLMPLVGGTTSISNASLTAQLGMWNRDDRLGIGFDSSTGFTLPNGAVRSPDASWLKRDRWDALTQEQKERFAPVCPDFVAELRSAADCLKRLQNKMREYRDNGARLGWLIGLETRKVEIYRPNQEVEVLESPATLSGEKILPGFVLNLDSIW; from the coding sequence ATGTCTGCTTTAACTGTCAACTTTAACTCGGTTATTAACCTAACTGATGAGCAATTCTTCCAGCTATGTCAGCAGAACGAACTTATTAGATTTGAGCGTAATGCTGATGGCACATTAGTGCTAATGCCTCTTGTTGGCGGTACAACTAGCATCAGCAATGCCAGTTTAACGGCTCAACTTGGGATGTGGAATCGTGATGATAGGCTGGGAATTGGTTTCGATTCTTCTACGGGTTTCACTCTACCAAATGGTGCGGTTCGTTCGCCTGATGCGTCTTGGTTGAAGCGCGACAGATGGGATGCTCTTACTCAGGAGCAAAAAGAAAGATTTGCGCCAGTATGTCCTGATTTTGTAGCAGAATTGCGCTCTGCTGCTGATTGTTTAAAACGGCTACAAAATAAAATGCGAGAGTACCGAGATAACGGTGCTAGATTGGGTTGGTTAATTGGCTTAGAAACTCGGAAAGTAGAAATTTATAGACCTAATCAAGAGGTTGAAGTGCTTGAATCTCCTGCTACCCTTTCAGGAGAAAAAATTCTGCCTGGATTTGTCCTAAATCTTGACTCAATCTGGTAA
- a CDS encoding Uma2 family endonuclease gives MAQTLTPATSPTIGSHLVLNDISWEMYEKLLDVFAEHPGLRMTYYKGTLELMTPLPEHETYGWTLGRLVAALSEELGLEIRGLKSTTWRSKPKTAGKEADECFYIQNEALVRSKLKIDLTVDPPPDLAIEIDATHSSIDKMAVYAELKVPEVWRWHKGKLTVNILTDTGYVESETSLAFGSFPVKEVTQFIQLDPQKGENARLREFREWVRQQLRSQ, from the coding sequence ATGGCTCAAACCCTAACCCCAGCAACATCACCAACGATAGGTTCCCATCTAGTCTTGAATGACATCAGTTGGGAAATGTATGAGAAACTTCTAGATGTCTTTGCAGAGCATCCAGGTCTTCGCATGACTTACTATAAGGGAACTCTAGAACTGATGACACCCCTACCAGAACATGAAACATATGGCTGGACACTTGGTCGGTTAGTAGCAGCGCTATCTGAAGAACTGGGACTGGAGATTCGGGGGTTGAAATCAACTACTTGGCGCTCAAAACCCAAAACGGCTGGCAAAGAAGCCGATGAATGTTTTTATATTCAAAACGAAGCCTTAGTTCGCAGCAAGTTAAAAATCGACCTTACAGTTGACCCACCACCCGACTTAGCAATTGAGATCGATGCAACTCACTCATCAATCGATAAGATGGCAGTCTACGCTGAACTAAAGGTGCCAGAGGTTTGGCGTTGGCATAAGGGCAAACTTACAGTCAATATTCTGACGGATACAGGTTATGTGGAATCTGAAACTAGTCTAGCGTTTGGGTCGTTTCCAGTAAAAGAAGTTACACAATTTATACAACTAGACCCTCAAAAAGGTGAGAATGCTAGGCTGCGGGAATTTAGGGAATGGGTGCGGCAACAGTTACGAAGCCAGTAG
- a CDS encoding type II toxin-antitoxin system VapC family toxin, protein MIYYFNGELAVRAIVDEIRSGDALGLYCPITWVELLCYPGLSEIEANQIRQLLRELTYVPLTEAVLDRAAQIRRDYRSMLADALIAACALIEGCTLVTRNIDDFRRIDGLILLNPFD, encoded by the coding sequence TTGATTTACTATTTCAATGGAGAGTTGGCTGTCCGAGCGATCGTTGATGAAATCCGCTCTGGCGATGCCTTAGGATTATACTGTCCTATTACTTGGGTGGAGTTGCTATGCTACCCTGGTTTGAGTGAGATTGAAGCCAATCAAATACGACAATTATTGAGAGAGCTTACCTATGTACCCCTTACAGAAGCAGTTTTAGATCGTGCTGCTCAAATTCGTCGTGATTATCGGTCGATGTTAGCGGACGCTTTAATTGCTGCTTGTGCTTTGATTGAGGGATGTACTCTGGTGACTCGTAATATTGATGATTTTAGACGTATTGATGGGTTGATTCTGTTGAACCCTTTTGATTAG
- a CDS encoding type II toxin-antitoxin system HicB family antitoxin → MMPKMMMRYEVILYWSEEDQAFIAEVPELPGCAADGETYQEAVQNVEIIMQEWIETAKELGRPIPEPKGRLMFA, encoded by the coding sequence ATGATGCCCAAGATGATGATGCGTTATGAGGTCATCCTATACTGGAGCGAAGAAGACCAAGCATTTATTGCTGAGGTACCAGAGTTACCGGGTTGTGCTGCTGATGGGGAAACTTATCAAGAAGCTGTGCAAAATGTAGAAATCATTATGCAAGAGTGGATTGAGACTGCCAAGGAGTTAGGGCGTCCGATTCCTGAACCGAAAGGTCGCTTAATGTTCGCCTAA
- a CDS encoding type II toxin-antitoxin system HicA family toxin yields MSQLDKLLAKILSGTSDANIPFAPMCQRLRQLGFDERINGSHHIFSKEGVEEILNLQPKNAKGKAYQVKQVRAVILKYKLVSQDDAQDDDAL; encoded by the coding sequence ATGAGTCAACTAGACAAACTTTTAGCCAAAATCCTAAGTGGGACTTCAGATGCCAACATCCCCTTTGCTCCAATGTGTCAACGCCTACGCCAACTTGGCTTTGACGAGCGGATTAACGGTAGTCATCACATTTTTAGCAAAGAAGGTGTCGAAGAAATCCTGAATCTGCAACCCAAAAATGCCAAAGGTAAAGCCTATCAGGTTAAGCAAGTCCGAGCAGTGATTTTGAAGTACAAATTGGTAAGCCAAGATGATGCCCAAGATGATGATGCGTTATGA
- a CDS encoding DGQHR domain-containing protein, whose protein sequence is MALVIPCIKGQMGNTDFYQATMKVRDLVQGVRPAKELDEWTTMTIEDRLQREPDMTRIREQIAPYIAEAKDRFFGAVIVLVYKGEIYFDSIKDWVSNKAPRAYQSVADDIGVITIDGGSLIMLDGQHRLLALEMVYNGEVNGECREEVPRDDVCVIFINHESNEKTRRIFNKVNRYAKPTSRGDNIITSEDDRSAIIARKLLSDGAPLGVKAKGSSDVIVEWKSNTLAARSIKLTTISVVYETVKLILPAKGVPIDPTSRPSEEELEQYYEWAEQFWNTILEGLQPYQEALQDSSQIPQMRKEDQPYSLLFKSAPQIALFKGLIAATRDNRLSLCEAVQRANKIDWGMSSDIWTNVLVTPSGTMARAQQAQNLGGKLIAYLIAADKMTAEEIEAVHREYNLANGIDINDPDVELKALPKPVVEVASEPVGASA, encoded by the coding sequence ATGGCTTTAGTCATTCCCTGTATAAAGGGACAGATGGGTAACACTGACTTTTACCAAGCAACCATGAAGGTTCGTGATCTGGTACAAGGGGTACGTCCAGCAAAGGAACTTGATGAGTGGACAACCATGACCATTGAGGATCGGCTGCAACGCGAACCAGACATGACACGAATTAGGGAACAGATTGCTCCCTATATTGCTGAAGCGAAGGATCGCTTCTTCGGCGCGGTAATAGTCTTGGTTTACAAGGGAGAAATTTACTTTGACAGCATCAAAGATTGGGTATCTAACAAGGCTCCACGAGCCTACCAATCAGTAGCAGATGATATTGGTGTCATTACAATTGACGGTGGCTCTCTGATCATGCTGGATGGTCAGCACCGACTTCTAGCCCTCGAAATGGTCTACAACGGTGAGGTCAATGGAGAGTGTCGCGAGGAAGTACCAAGGGATGATGTCTGCGTCATTTTCATTAATCATGAAAGCAACGAGAAAACCAGGCGCATCTTCAATAAGGTTAATCGCTATGCTAAACCAACTAGTCGAGGTGACAACATTATCACTAGTGAGGATGACCGTAGTGCCATTATTGCACGGAAGCTTCTGAGCGATGGAGCGCCACTGGGTGTAAAGGCAAAGGGTAGCAGTGATGTGATTGTTGAGTGGAAGAGTAATACTCTGGCGGCACGAAGCATAAAGCTGACGACTATCAGCGTTGTCTACGAGACTGTAAAGCTTATTCTCCCAGCTAAGGGTGTGCCAATTGATCCAACTTCTCGCCCGTCAGAAGAGGAGCTTGAGCAATACTATGAATGGGCTGAACAGTTCTGGAATACTATTTTAGAGGGGCTACAGCCTTACCAAGAGGCACTACAGGACAGTAGCCAAATTCCACAGATGCGTAAGGAAGACCAGCCGTACTCACTACTTTTCAAGTCAGCTCCACAAATTGCTTTGTTCAAAGGTCTGATTGCTGCAACACGGGACAATCGTCTCAGCCTTTGTGAAGCCGTGCAACGAGCTAACAAAATTGACTGGGGGATGTCTTCAGACATTTGGACAAACGTACTTGTAACTCCTAGCGGAACGATGGCTAGGGCGCAACAGGCACAGAATTTGGGAGGAAAACTGATCGCCTATCTCATTGCTGCTGACAAGATGACAGCAGAAGAAATCGAGGCAGTTCATCGGGAATACAACCTTGCAAATGGTATCGACATTAATGACCCGGATGTTGAGCTAAAGGCGTTGCCCAAGCCTGTAGTAGAGGTAGCATCCGAACCTGTAGGGGCTTCAGCCTAG